A window of the Campylobacter massiliensis genome harbors these coding sequences:
- a CDS encoding alpha/beta hydrolase: MIAAASAKPTQYIEPIDESVYRLFDVKYSIVESAGGEIYKIFQAVPKNRNVYPKAIFMLDANAQFSVLLNLFKNFTSSGSVPLIIGVGYDTPLAYDTARRTKDLTPLAQGDEYEQGGNADKFYKFIKERLMPFADKEYDIKNSEKIFYGHSFGGLFLVYSLLQNDGIFDEFFIASPSLWWGDSKVIKDALDNDGKLKIRLKASFIRLSVGESEKRAGKTDKENILKAADLAEILKKSGVKYEFKIYEWQGHGDVIPLVLKDIVKHVSK, from the coding sequence ATGATTGCTGCAGCCAGCGCAAAGCCTACTCAATACATAGAGCCGATAGATGAAAGCGTTTATCGGCTTTTTGATGTAAAATACTCCATAGTAGAAAGCGCGGGCGGAGAAATATATAAAATTTTTCAAGCCGTCCCGAAAAACCGCAACGTTTATCCAAAAGCGATTTTTATGCTCGATGCGAATGCGCAATTTTCCGTATTGCTTAATTTATTTAAAAATTTTACTTCTAGCGGTAGCGTGCCGCTTATCATAGGCGTCGGATACGATACTCCGCTAGCTTACGATACCGCAAGGCGAACAAAGGACTTAACGCCGTTAGCCCAAGGCGACGAATACGAACAAGGCGGCAATGCGGACAAATTTTATAAATTTATAAAAGAGCGGTTAATGCCGTTTGCAGACAAAGAATACGATATAAAAAATAGCGAAAAAATATTTTACGGCCACTCTTTCGGCGGACTATTTTTAGTTTATTCGCTTCTACAAAACGACGGTATATTTGATGAGTTTTTTATAGCTTCTCCGTCTCTTTGGTGGGGAGATTCAAAAGTTATAAAGGACGCCTTAGATAACGACGGCAAACTAAAAATTAGATTAAAGGCGAGTTTTATAAGACTTAGCGTAGGAGAATCAGAAAAAAGGGCGGGCAAAACAGACAAAGAAAATATACTAAAAGCGGCGGATTTAGCTGAAATTCTAAAAAAGTCGGGCGTCAAATACGAATTTAAAATCTACGAATGGCAAGGACACGGCGACGTAATACCGCTAGTGCTAAAAGATATCGTAAAGCATGTAAGCAAATAA
- a CDS encoding cytochrome c3 family protein encodes MSKRRKYTIIGLIVAAIVGFISFHQIEAASHKAEFCIMCHNMQPEYDSFTKGNMLAKKHNDANVTCHDCHVPTIAEQLNEVRMYVTGDFEMPAKQRGFKNEQCVSCHKIDDIRKKTAHYGLSNPHNGTHNRDNEMLECQSCHAVHHPQKLNTCMSCHPIDWKVDSSWKMYLPSEK; translated from the coding sequence ATGAGCAAGAGAAGAAAATATACGATAATAGGACTAATAGTAGCCGCTATCGTGGGTTTTATATCGTTTCATCAGATAGAGGCAGCTAGCCACAAAGCTGAGTTTTGTATCATGTGCCACAACATGCAGCCCGAGTATGACTCTTTTACAAAAGGAAATATGTTAGCCAAAAAACATAATGATGCAAATGTAACATGCCATGACTGCCACGTCCCAACCATAGCAGAGCAGCTAAATGAAGTCAGGATGTATGTAACCGGCGATTTTGAGATGCCGGCAAAGCAAAGGGGCTTTAAAAACGAGCAGTGCGTCAGCTGTCACAAGATAGATGATATTAGGAAAAAGACTGCACACTATGGCTTGTCTAACCCGCACAACGGCACTCACAATAGAGATAATGAGATGCTAGAGTGCCAGTCATGCCACGCCGTGCATCATCCGCAAAAATTAAATACTTGTATGTCTTGTCACCCGATAGACTGGAAAGTAGATAGTAGCTGGAAGATGTATTTGCCTAGCGAAAAATAA
- a CDS encoding FAD-dependent oxidoreductase, translated as MVENNKLSRRSFLKRSGALTLGSVVAGSALLTGCDNPNNHLIHPKKEVAKAPEVPKWLGAEPQIPDSDIKETLETDVLIIGAGVSGLHAARAATEKGARVIVLEKAGRFQVRSGQYGTLGNKFQRELGIKYDKHAAINEHLKQMGYRADQRVWNYWADHSGEDFDWMIELAPAVHFMKETDTQLDRSKINLMLMHYPLPAGYDPNKENSPSYPTVMTFLPSQEPMMELVYEKSIKQGAKYIFKTRAQKLLRDKTTGKMQGAIAQNMADGSYIKINAKSVILATGDYMNDPEMVKTFVPWVANFFCPFPNVDYKNHPTNTGDGHKLGSWIGAKLEDGPHAPVAHTLGGPLGVDAFLLTNAKGERFTNEDLSGQQVTQPLSRQPGGFGWQVFDAKFPEQVGLMGVSHGSVNHCVEDNPKLPPDCQWAIGKTSYISVKDLEEMPDVIKANTIEELASKLYPDNKKAQTQFLATIKRYNELCDKGHDDDFGKIAKRMFPVRHAPFYAGKMGVGASLVVMGGFTVEPSTANVLDTDYNEISGLYACGNVMGGRFLGDYPVVLAGTSHGTCLCYGRLAGYQAAANAKGVIA; from the coding sequence ATGGTAGAAAACAATAAACTATCACGCCGCTCGTTTTTAAAACGTAGCGGAGCGCTCACGCTTGGCTCGGTTGTGGCTGGATCTGCGCTACTAACAGGCTGTGATAACCCGAACAATCACCTCATCCATCCAAAAAAGGAAGTTGCAAAAGCCCCTGAAGTGCCAAAATGGCTGGGCGCTGAGCCGCAAATTCCAGATAGCGATATCAAAGAGACGCTTGAAACCGATGTTCTTATCATCGGTGCTGGCGTTTCGGGACTCCACGCTGCTCGCGCCGCTACTGAAAAAGGCGCTAGAGTTATCGTCCTAGAAAAAGCCGGTCGCTTTCAGGTTAGAAGCGGCCAGTACGGCACTCTAGGAAATAAATTTCAAAGGGAGCTTGGCATCAAGTACGACAAGCATGCGGCTATCAACGAGCATTTAAAACAGATGGGATACCGCGCCGATCAGCGCGTATGGAACTACTGGGCGGATCACAGCGGCGAGGACTTTGACTGGATGATAGAGCTTGCTCCTGCGGTGCATTTTATGAAAGAGACCGATACGCAGCTTGATAGAAGTAAGATAAATTTGATGCTCATGCACTATCCGCTCCCAGCCGGATACGATCCAAATAAAGAAAATAGCCCAAGCTATCCAACCGTTATGACGTTTTTGCCTAGTCAAGAGCCGATGATGGAGCTAGTTTATGAAAAGTCTATAAAGCAAGGCGCAAAGTATATATTTAAAACTCGCGCGCAAAAGCTGCTTCGCGACAAAACGACTGGCAAAATGCAAGGAGCTATCGCGCAAAATATGGCTGACGGCTCATATATAAAGATAAATGCCAAATCAGTAATCTTAGCCACGGGAGACTACATGAATGATCCTGAGATGGTAAAGACATTTGTGCCGTGGGTAGCAAATTTCTTCTGTCCATTTCCAAATGTGGACTATAAAAACCATCCGACAAATACGGGAGATGGACACAAGCTTGGCTCGTGGATAGGCGCAAAACTTGAAGATGGACCTCACGCACCAGTCGCTCACACTCTTGGCGGACCGCTTGGCGTTGATGCGTTTTTACTAACAAATGCAAAGGGAGAACGCTTTACAAACGAAGATCTAAGCGGACAACAAGTAACCCAGCCGCTCTCTCGCCAGCCGGGGGGCTTTGGTTGGCAGGTGTTTGACGCTAAATTCCCAGAGCAAGTCGGACTCATGGGCGTATCACACGGCAGCGTAAACCACTGCGTGGAAGACAATCCAAAACTTCCACCTGACTGCCAGTGGGCGATAGGCAAAACATCATATATATCAGTAAAAGATCTTGAAGAGATGCCTGATGTCATAAAAGCAAACACTATAGAAGAGCTAGCTAGTAAGCTCTACCCTGATAACAAAAAAGCGCAAACGCAGTTTTTGGCGACTATAAAACGCTACAACGAGCTATGTGACAAAGGTCATGATGATGACTTTGGCAAGATAGCCAAAAGGATGTTTCCGGTTCGCCACGCGCCGTTTTATGCCGGCAAAATGGGTGTGGGTGCGAGCCTGGTCGTCATGGGAGGCTTTACTGTTGAGCCAAGTACTGCAAATGTACTAGATACTGACTATAACGAAATTTCAGGACTTTATGCCTGCGGTAATGTTATGGGCGGACGCTTTTTGGGCGATTATCCGGTGGTTTTAGCCGGCACTAGCCACGGAACATGTCTATGCTATGGACGCTTAGCAGGCTATCAGGCTGCGGCAAACGCAAAAGGAGTAATAGCATGA
- a CDS encoding metalloid reductase RarA, which translates to MKTYFLTMDKSKFALSLAALMAMASSACASESLAEALQTSTMGATVFSYYDMDSTEYFPPASRTNRIREHIGGLGAELRFLTGSYYGFRLGLTAQGLVNFGPSKAAKDYFAYDWNSEGIALSEAYLGYENDYIDFKLGRQYYNSKYTGLVPPLVATNTDVGYKEAFEGVSARIKLDSIDTVIGLADFWKFAGRSSAVTGGDHGAPRFKDRVIIGGFGPYAYKFDNIFNSFVTYSGLPGVSLTAGYANVSGLEYDDAANSKGDINFYFAAAGYKTPTLFENAVVGIDFMYKGSRTNGTLKENFDFNGDYYAGMIGLYNAYGADFRYAYSTVSKNQMALQGVGNDVGSFTATPIYGPFLFMNFAGMNLHKFSAGYDFSNAGIDGLRVDADYWYGKQRNGSNVRSGGLHGQAPGTRIDVEGWDVQVTYKVPAVKGLKLSAIYETMDRKLKYTNGDSNGKTRDEELWLRASYDFDILK; encoded by the coding sequence GTGAAAACATATTTTTTAACGATGGACAAGAGTAAATTTGCTCTTAGTTTGGCTGCGCTTATGGCTATGGCGTCTAGCGCTTGCGCTAGCGAGAGCTTGGCAGAGGCTTTGCAAACAAGCACGATGGGCGCGACAGTATTTTCATACTACGATATGGACTCGACCGAGTACTTCCCGCCGGCTAGCAGAACAAATAGAATTCGTGAGCATATCGGCGGCCTAGGTGCCGAGCTTAGATTTTTGACCGGCTCTTACTATGGCTTTAGGCTTGGTCTTACGGCTCAGGGTTTGGTAAATTTCGGTCCGTCAAAGGCCGCGAAAGATTATTTTGCATACGACTGGAATAGCGAAGGCATAGCGCTTTCAGAAGCCTACTTAGGATATGAAAATGACTACATAGACTTTAAACTCGGCCGTCAGTACTACAACTCAAAATATACGGGGCTTGTACCACCACTTGTCGCTACAAACACAGATGTTGGATATAAAGAGGCATTTGAAGGTGTGAGCGCTAGGATAAAGCTTGATAGCATCGATACCGTTATCGGCTTAGCCGACTTTTGGAAATTTGCCGGCAGATCAAGCGCCGTAACGGGCGGCGATCACGGCGCGCCGAGATTTAAAGATAGAGTTATCATCGGCGGCTTTGGACCTTACGCTTATAAATTTGACAACATCTTTAACTCGTTTGTAACATATAGCGGCCTTCCCGGCGTCTCGCTCACGGCCGGTTATGCAAACGTATCTGGTCTTGAATATGACGATGCGGCTAACTCAAAAGGCGATATAAATTTTTACTTTGCGGCAGCCGGCTACAAAACGCCTACGCTTTTTGAAAACGCGGTAGTCGGCATAGACTTTATGTATAAAGGCTCAAGAACAAACGGTACTTTAAAAGAGAATTTCGACTTTAACGGCGACTACTACGCAGGCATGATAGGGCTTTATAACGCTTACGGCGCTGATTTTAGATATGCATACTCAACCGTTAGCAAAAATCAAATGGCGCTTCAAGGCGTAGGCAACGATGTTGGCTCATTTACGGCCACTCCGATCTATGGTCCGTTTTTATTTATGAATTTTGCTGGTATGAATTTACATAAATTTAGCGCAGGCTACGACTTTAGCAATGCAGGCATCGACGGTCTTAGAGTGGACGCTGACTACTGGTATGGCAAGCAGCGCAACGGTAGCAACGTCAGGTCAGGCGGCCTTCATGGTCAAGCGCCTGGAACCAGGATAGACGTAGAGGGCTGGGACGTGCAAGTAACCTACAAAGTCCCTGCGGTAAAAGGTCTAAAACTATCTGCTATCTACGAAACTATGGATAGAAAGCTAAAATATACCAATGGCGACTCTAACGGCAAGACAAGAGACGAAGAGCTTTGGCTAAGAGCGTCTTACGACTTTGATATATTAAAATAA
- a CDS encoding response regulator transcription factor, with the protein MVTLTKKYFLVLNFKFDIIATMIEILLIEDDLELAELLKFALSKSEIGVTIATNPLEGLKILDAKNTFDALVLDLGLPDMDGLEVCKHVRHSYPSLPIIISSARSETLDKIKGFELGADDYMAKPYEPIELAFRLRAISPRDTN; encoded by the coding sequence TTGGTAACATTAACTAAAAAATATTTTTTAGTTTTAAATTTTAAATTTGATATAATTGCTACTATGATAGAAATTTTGCTCATAGAAGACGATCTTGAACTAGCCGAGCTTTTAAAATTTGCATTATCAAAAAGCGAGATTGGCGTAACCATAGCCACAAACCCGCTTGAAGGACTTAAAATTCTAGACGCAAAAAATACTTTCGACGCATTGGTGCTTGATCTTGGCTTGCCAGATATGGACGGTCTTGAAGTGTGCAAGCACGTAAGACACAGCTATCCATCTCTACCTATCATCATATCATCGGCTCGCAGCGAAACGCTAGATAAGATAAAGGGATTTGAGCTTGGGGCGGATGACTATATGGCAAAGCCGTACGAGCCTATAGAGCTTGCATTTAGGCTAAGAGCGATTTCGCCGAGGGATACAAACTAG
- a CDS encoding winged helix-turn-helix domain-containing protein translates to MYLYEKEGMVIPREDILINLGQAKFQSGLKSIDVAIGRLRQKIGDDPKNPRFIHPVRGIGYKFINA, encoded by the coding sequence ATCTACCTTTATGAAAAAGAGGGGATGGTTATACCAAGAGAGGATATTTTGATAAATTTGGGCCAGGCGAAATTTCAAAGCGGACTAAAAAGCATAGATGTGGCCATAGGGCGCCTACGCCAGAAAATAGGAGACGATCCTAAAAATCCGCGATTCATTCACCCCGTGCGCGGTATAGGGTATAAATTTATCAATGCGTAA
- a CDS encoding ArsS family sensor histidine kinase, producing the protein MRNISIIKLISFFFFAALVVVNLAFFIESKRQVRDAEYLTYERFMLGMRIRGQVEGNAAKQLAQIGLKNSELDPIKIRQGGEKIFSDSYTDMIRYNKKFYFVPRFSSIDPKMFSRIMDAAGLNISSENDIAKNDVPLENLEEISSHNIWILWLIVNIVMAAFFIVVLKKLLRLRNLKNMIRRAGEEDKFRLIKVEANDEIGQIASEFNTTMQKIDAIKQARALFLRNILHEFRNPIMKGRIMADMIAEILQDDKFKSRLKQIFIRLEMILGEVVKVEKLVSNQWELKKNKHRVIDIVDHSVDMLLLKDTSRIEVLADGEISAVEADFELYATGVKNLIDNALKYSSGKVLVNINKNAVCISSMGDELEPERLDFERAFNRKVETSNSGLGLGLYIANQFF; encoded by the coding sequence ATGCGTAATATATCCATAATCAAACTAATATCGTTTTTCTTTTTTGCCGCATTAGTTGTCGTAAATTTAGCATTCTTCATCGAATCAAAAAGACAGGTAAGAGACGCGGAGTACCTTACTTATGAGCGCTTTATGCTGGGTATGCGTATACGAGGACAAGTAGAAGGTAACGCAGCTAAGCAGCTAGCGCAAATCGGCCTTAAAAATAGCGAGCTTGATCCTATTAAGATCAGGCAAGGGGGCGAGAAAATTTTTAGCGACTCGTATACCGACATGATAAGGTATAACAAAAAGTTTTATTTTGTACCTAGATTTTCTTCTATAGATCCTAAAATGTTTTCGCGCATTATGGATGCGGCAGGGCTTAATATATCAAGTGAAAATGACATCGCGAAAAACGATGTGCCTTTAGAAAATTTAGAAGAAATTTCTTCGCATAACATTTGGATACTTTGGCTTATAGTAAATATCGTAATGGCTGCATTTTTCATAGTCGTCTTAAAAAAATTGCTGAGACTCAGAAATTTAAAAAATATGATAAGAAGAGCGGGAGAAGAAGATAAATTTAGGCTAATAAAAGTAGAGGCAAACGACGAAATAGGCCAAATCGCTAGCGAATTTAACACGACTATGCAAAAAATAGATGCGATAAAGCAGGCTAGAGCGCTGTTTTTACGTAACATCTTGCACGAATTTCGCAACCCGATAATGAAGGGGCGGATCATGGCGGATATGATAGCCGAAATCTTACAAGACGATAAATTTAAAAGTAGATTAAAACAAATTTTTATAAGGCTTGAAATGATACTGGGCGAGGTTGTCAAGGTCGAAAAACTAGTATCTAATCAATGGGAGCTTAAAAAGAACAAGCACCGAGTCATAGACATCGTCGATCACTCGGTAGATATGCTTTTACTAAAAGACACGAGCCGCATAGAAGTGCTAGCAGACGGGGAAATAAGCGCGGTTGAGGCTGATTTTGAACTTTATGCGACCGGAGTTAAAAATTTGATCGATAACGCCTTAAAATACTCTAGCGGCAAAGTCCTTGTAAATATAAATAAAAACGCCGTCTGTATAAGCAGCATGGGAGACGAGCTCGAACCGGAAAGGCTTGATTTTGAAAGAGCTTTTAACAGAAAGGTAGAGACGTCAAATTCAGGACTAGGCCTTGGGCTTTATATAGCAAATCAATTTTTTTAA
- a CDS encoding DUF2393 family protein: protein MEGYFNIFHFIAIAVLALLSMLFALISRGEKNPKFFKIYVAINVVSTLMLGYFFMMIVDKYTKKAVLMEFSGHRVLRNETIVFKGSLRNTGEFSIANCDLTVKLINNPVSKETIAGSIFKPSGLSLFSRGDERSNVAEITASVAKNIAPKQIRNFSVSMPYPSYFANTQTITKLECR, encoded by the coding sequence ATGGAAGGGTATTTTAATATATTTCACTTCATCGCGATTGCGGTTTTGGCGCTACTATCAATGCTTTTTGCGCTGATATCGCGCGGCGAAAAAAACCCGAAATTTTTTAAAATTTATGTCGCGATAAACGTCGTATCTACACTGATGCTCGGATATTTTTTCATGATGATCGTGGATAAATACACCAAAAAGGCCGTGCTCATGGAATTTTCCGGCCACCGCGTGCTAAGAAACGAAACCATCGTGTTTAAGGGCTCGCTGCGAAATACGGGCGAGTTTAGCATCGCAAACTGCGATCTGACCGTCAAACTCATCAACAACCCCGTGAGCAAGGAGACGATCGCGGGCTCCATCTTTAAGCCTAGCGGATTATCGCTCTTTTCGCGCGGCGACGAGCGCTCAAACGTCGCGGAGATCACCGCTAGCGTCGCTAAAAATATCGCGCCTAAACAAATACGAAATTTTAGCGTTTCGATGCCGTACCCGTCGTACTTCGCAAATACCCAAACGATAACGAAGCTGGAGTGTAGGTAG
- a CDS encoding DUF2393 family protein, with translation MINELKQGLNFYLTHLSWVDFAAYIWMFLTFLALVSLCVYIASKSYFAGFALMIVTIAGLGCGAYFMPKLLDENLRTRSLELVLTKQLEYSNTLLVDLRLTNLSKKPFNYCKIGLSFYKNSGNTLRRYANELKPFLRENIVLKDALDVNATREITHAVNNFRAQDYNVTTSSECF, from the coding sequence ATGATAAACGAACTAAAACAGGGCTTAAATTTCTATCTGACGCACCTTAGCTGGGTGGATTTTGCCGCCTATATCTGGATGTTTTTGACCTTTTTAGCGCTCGTTTCGCTTTGCGTTTATATCGCGTCAAAGTCCTATTTTGCAGGCTTTGCGCTGATGATCGTCACTATCGCGGGACTTGGATGCGGGGCGTATTTTATGCCTAAGCTTTTAGACGAAAATCTGCGAACCCGCTCGCTCGAGCTAGTCTTGACCAAGCAGCTTGAGTACTCAAACACGCTGCTTGTGGATCTGCGCCTAACAAATCTCTCGAAAAAGCCGTTTAACTACTGCAAAATCGGCCTTAGCTTTTATAAAAACTCGGGCAATACGCTGCGCCGATACGCAAACGAGCTAAAGCCGTTTTTGAGAGAAAATATCGTGCTAAAAGACGCGTTAGACGTAAATGCAACGCGCGAGATCACGCACGCGGTAAATAACTTTCGCGCGCAGGACTACAACGTCACGACGAGCTCGGAGTGCTTTTGA
- the hisIE gene encoding bifunctional phosphoribosyl-AMP cyclohydrolase/phosphoribosyl-ATP diphosphatase HisIE → MKIDWEKVGGLLPAVVQESSSGEVLMLAYMNEEALNLSLKTGFAHYFSRTKNRIWKKGEESGNTQAIDEIFLDCDNDTILLKVVQNGGVACHTGAKSCFFRKISGDGGESNLISADGQNLTQEQNLNQAKRPIYGIIDDVYHAILDRKLNADPQTSYVASLFKKGENAILKKVGEEATELVMACKDASARKNEIAQFSSAANGGQISSNLTQNENFAKISNENAANQNSQTETPQNQKPKTPTEEIVYEAADLCFHSLVALALHGIHPDRIKAELARRFGLSGIEEKNSRKG, encoded by the coding sequence ATGAAAATAGATTGGGAAAAAGTGGGCGGCCTTTTGCCAGCCGTCGTGCAAGAAAGCTCGAGCGGCGAGGTTTTAATGCTTGCTTATATGAATGAAGAGGCGCTAAATTTGAGCCTAAAAACGGGCTTTGCGCACTATTTTTCGCGCACGAAAAACCGCATCTGGAAAAAGGGCGAGGAGAGCGGAAATACGCAGGCTATAGACGAGATTTTCCTTGACTGCGACAACGACACGATACTGCTCAAAGTCGTTCAAAACGGCGGCGTAGCGTGCCACACCGGCGCAAAATCGTGCTTTTTTAGAAAGATTTCGGGGGACGGCGGCGAGTCAAATTTAATCAGCGCCGACGGGCAAAATTTGACGCAAGAGCAAAATTTGAACCAAGCCAAAAGGCCGATCTACGGCATAATCGACGATGTTTATCACGCGATATTAGACCGCAAGCTAAACGCCGATCCGCAGACTTCATACGTCGCTAGCCTGTTTAAAAAGGGCGAAAACGCGATCCTAAAAAAAGTCGGCGAGGAGGCTACGGAGCTAGTGATGGCATGCAAGGATGCCTCGGCGCGCAAAAATGAAATTGCGCAGTTTAGCTCTGCCGCAAACGGCGGTCAAATTTCGTCAAATTTAACCCAAAACGAAAATTTTGCTAAAATTTCAAACGAAAACGCCGCAAACCAAAACAGCCAAACCGAGACGCCTCAAAACCAAAAGCCAAAAACGCCGACCGAGGAGATTGTCTACGAGGCGGCGGATCTATGTTTTCACTCGCTAGTGGCGTTGGCGCTGCACGGCATTCATCCTGACCGCATCAAAGCCGAGCTCGCGCGCCGTTTCGGACTAAGCGGTATCGAGGAAAAAAACTCGCGAAAAGGCTAG
- a CDS encoding SPFH domain-containing protein, translating into MPADLNDYFNKKRGSGGGDDNGGESKGPKVNFKTPDFKGFGKISAFAYVIIALVAVIALTQPFVTINSGEVGIKSNLGKYDPSPMQPGLHFFIPFLQKVIVVDTRVRLINYTSGEDMGEAAQKYGAQAQAGIIRKNSISVLDARNLPVSIDITVQYRLNPENAPQTIASWGLSWENKIVDPVVRDVVRSIAGKYTAEELPTKRNDLATAIDEGIRKDIDAQPNKPVELLTVQLREIILPEKVKEQIERVQIAKQEAERTKYEVERANQEALKKAALAEGTAKAAIIEAQGRADAAKIEADAQAYANKEVAKSLDQNLLNLKQIETQGKFNEALRENNDAKIFLTPGGAVPNIWVDTKDKAKQSAITQ; encoded by the coding sequence ATGCCAGCAGATTTGAATGATTATTTTAATAAAAAACGAGGCTCCGGCGGCGGAGACGATAACGGCGGCGAGAGTAAAGGCCCAAAAGTAAATTTTAAAACGCCTGATTTTAAAGGATTTGGCAAAATTTCGGCCTTTGCCTACGTCATCATCGCGCTCGTGGCCGTGATCGCGCTCACGCAGCCTTTCGTCACGATAAACTCGGGCGAAGTGGGCATCAAATCAAATTTGGGTAAATACGACCCGTCTCCGATGCAGCCGGGACTGCACTTCTTTATCCCGTTCTTGCAAAAGGTCATCGTAGTCGATACGCGCGTTCGCCTCATCAACTACACGTCAGGCGAAGATATGGGCGAGGCTGCGCAAAAGTACGGCGCACAGGCTCAAGCGGGCATCATACGCAAAAACTCGATCTCCGTTTTGGACGCGAGAAACTTGCCTGTTAGCATCGACATCACCGTGCAGTACCGCCTAAATCCGGAAAATGCGCCTCAAACGATCGCGTCTTGGGGGCTTAGCTGGGAAAACAAGATCGTCGATCCCGTCGTACGCGACGTTGTGCGCAGCATCGCGGGTAAATACACCGCCGAGGAGCTACCGACGAAGCGAAACGACCTAGCCACGGCTATCGACGAGGGTATCCGCAAGGATATCGACGCGCAACCGAATAAACCCGTCGAGCTGCTAACCGTGCAGCTGCGCGAGATTATCTTGCCTGAAAAGGTAAAAGAGCAGATCGAGCGCGTACAAATCGCTAAGCAAGAGGCCGAGCGAACCAAATACGAAGTAGAGCGCGCAAATCAAGAGGCGCTCAAAAAAGCAGCCCTCGCAGAAGGTACGGCAAAGGCCGCCATCATCGAGGCTCAGGGTCGTGCGGATGCTGCTAAGATCGAAGCCGACGCGCAAGCCTACGCAAACAAAGAGGTCGCAAAAAGCCTCGATCAAAATTTGCTAAATTTAAAGCAGATCGAGACGCAGGGTAAATTTAACGAGGCGCTACGCGAAAACAACGACGCGAAGATATTTTTAACGCCCGGCGGAGCGGTGCCAAATATCTGGGTAGATACGAAGGATAAGGCGAAGCAAAGCGCGATAACGCAATAA
- the ilvE gene encoding branched-chain-amino-acid transaminase: MNPSEFIWMDGKLVKWEDAKVHVLTHSLHYANAVFEGTRAYMTDKGLAIFRLSDHTARLLKSAKMTILNVKYTQKELEDAQVELLRANNFKSNVYLRPIVYLGYGIMGLAHTKAPVNTAIAAWEWGAYLGEEGLKKGIRVKISSFAKLNVGGQMSRAKSSSNYLCSQMANYEAKEAGYDEALLLDSEGYISEGPGECFFIVENGALITPPNDSSLASITQDTVIKIAHDLGIEVRRERITRDRAYTADEAFFTGTAAEVTPISNIDNRVIGAGERGAVTKRLQDAYFDVVYGRNPKYASMLTYI, encoded by the coding sequence ATGAACCCTTCCGAATTTATCTGGATGGATGGAAAATTAGTCAAATGGGAGGACGCTAAAGTTCATGTCCTAACCCACTCGCTTCACTATGCAAACGCCGTATTTGAGGGCACGAGAGCCTATATGACGGATAAGGGCTTAGCGATATTTCGCCTTAGCGATCACACCGCGCGCCTGCTAAAATCAGCCAAAATGACGATCCTAAACGTCAAATACACGCAAAAAGAGCTTGAAGACGCGCAGGTCGAGCTGCTTCGCGCAAATAATTTTAAATCAAATGTCTATCTGCGGCCGATCGTTTACCTAGGCTACGGCATCATGGGTCTAGCTCACACCAAAGCCCCCGTAAATACGGCAATCGCCGCATGGGAGTGGGGTGCATATCTAGGTGAAGAGGGGCTTAAAAAAGGCATCCGCGTGAAAATTTCGAGCTTTGCTAAACTAAACGTCGGCGGCCAAATGAGCCGCGCGAAATCAAGCTCGAACTACCTCTGCTCGCAAATGGCAAACTACGAAGCCAAAGAGGCGGGCTACGACGAGGCGTTGCTACTTGATAGCGAGGGCTACATCTCAGAGGGGCCGGGCGAGTGCTTTTTCATCGTGGAAAACGGCGCGCTAATCACTCCTCCAAACGACAGCAGCCTAGCTAGCATCACGCAAGACACCGTCATCAAAATCGCTCACGATCTAGGCATCGAGGTGCGCAGAGAGCGCATCACTCGCGACCGCGCATACACTGCGGACGAGGCGTTTTTCACGGGTACGGCGGCCGAGGTCACTCCGATAAGCAATATCGACAACCGCGTTATCGGCGCGGGCGAGCGCGGAGCGGTAACTAAACGCCTACAAGACGCGTATTTTGACGTAGTTTACGGACGCAATCCAAAATACGCCTCGATGCTAACTTACATTTAA